From a region of the Synechococcus sp. RS9916 genome:
- a CDS encoding hydrogenase subunit MbhD domain-containing protein has product MTMPTDPSLLSLDGSLGLLLPIAALMPLVAVLMVSQSNPYQTLPLRGVFGSVAMLLYGLLGAPDVALTEAMVGTLLSTTLYVIALRSSMTLRIEDRRTGSLPQEEPDPDSEPLRQWIQPLHLRLRLVRDGPAPHGWLEDGRRLVIRHRHLERHLSSQPGHQQWRSAGGSLELQEQELTP; this is encoded by the coding sequence ATGACGATGCCGACGGATCCATCGCTGCTCAGCCTCGACGGCTCGCTTGGACTGCTGCTGCCGATCGCAGCCCTGATGCCACTTGTGGCGGTGCTGATGGTGAGCCAGAGCAACCCCTATCAGACCCTGCCGCTGCGCGGGGTGTTCGGCTCCGTGGCGATGTTGCTCTATGGCTTGCTGGGGGCACCGGATGTGGCACTCACCGAAGCGATGGTGGGCACGCTGCTGTCGACCACGCTTTATGTGATTGCCCTGCGCTCATCGATGACCCTGCGCATCGAAGACCGCCGAACCGGATCACTCCCCCAGGAGGAGCCCGACCCCGACAGCGAACCGCTCCGCCAATGGATCCAACCCCTGCATCTGCGCCTGCGTCTGGTGCGTGATGGTCCCGCACCCCATGGATGGCTGGAGGACGGACGTCGACTAGTGATTCGTCATCGCCATCTGGAACGTCACCTCAGCAGCCAACCCGGTCATCAGCAGTGGCGATCGGCAGGGGGAAGCCTGGAACTGCAGGAGCAGGAGCTGACGCC
- a CDS encoding monovalent cation/H(+) antiporter subunit G — MTPSPFFTVSLVLEALGLFLWFWGSWPLLETQPLLVRLHKLTVADALGSLLMLMGLMLQRPSWWPLFGLTMFGLLLWSTIFGYVVAAGSHRRPEA; from the coding sequence GTGACCCCATCCCCCTTCTTCACCGTCAGCCTGGTGCTGGAAGCCCTGGGGCTGTTCCTCTGGTTCTGGGGAAGCTGGCCATTGCTGGAAACCCAGCCTCTGTTGGTGCGGCTGCACAAACTGACGGTGGCGGATGCCCTGGGCTCACTGCTGATGCTGATGGGCCTGATGCTGCAGCGCCCGAGCTGGTGGCCCCTGTTCGGGCTGACGATGTTCGGGCTGCTGTTGTGGAGCACGATCTTCGGCTATGTCGTGGCGGCCGGCAGTCATCGACGCCCGGAGGCCTGA
- a CDS encoding Na+/H+ antiporter subunit E — protein MITVFSLSLRLLLWVLLTGDLRPFNLLIGLAVAVLLPRAHRQRVPIRPLLRALGEATIAIPMAYGEAFALILAGGLERCDCTERIAARKATPAVIFLELLAITITPFTLVLDLHRVERPGHHPQLRYRIHRLRPAPKALAGRDQP, from the coding sequence ATGATCACCGTGTTCAGCCTCAGCCTGCGGCTGCTGCTCTGGGTTCTGCTCACCGGAGACCTGAGGCCGTTCAATCTCTTGATCGGCCTCGCCGTTGCCGTTCTGCTGCCACGAGCCCACCGTCAACGGGTACCGATTCGGCCACTGCTTCGGGCTCTCGGCGAAGCCACCATCGCCATTCCCATGGCCTACGGCGAAGCCTTTGCGCTGATCCTTGCCGGAGGCCTCGAGCGATGCGATTGCACCGAACGCATCGCCGCCCGCAAGGCCACACCGGCGGTGATCTTTCTCGAACTGCTGGCCATCACCATCACCCCGTTCACGCTGGTGCTGGATCTGCACCGGGTTGAACGTCCAGGTCACCACCCCCAGCTGCGCTATCGCATTCACCGCCTGCGCCCAGCTCCCAAGGCTCTGGCGGGGAGAGACCAGCCATGA
- a CDS encoding proton-conducting transporter membrane subunit translates to MSEGLSHALLVGWLEAPFAVAFLGAVVPILGDLPLLLCCIATGGIALQTLLSDSTTTLMLLGNHGVVLQLDPLAAWFLLLNAVVMVAVRLELRGNSERPAPLLPAVLLGGLNICFVVSDLISLYVALELVGIVAFLLILRDGSPQRLWIGLRYLLISNTAMTLYLVGAALAYAITGSFRFSSLSGLPIGAAQVLLLLGLFTKGGLFLPGLWLPRSHAEAPSDVSALLSAVVVTAGVAPLLRLAAIEPALLPLVRSIGLCSAVLGVLQALNAADLKRLLAWSTVSQMGLVVLSPAAGGALALTHGLAKAPLFLTAGRIRERQLEGWEQRVLPQSVQTPLWLGSLSIAGLPGLAGFAAKKLVGSDLPPAWALSLTLIGIGSVAVYARLWSPAPAPSSAPTPGIPPGTALLLISLVGAGLILTVVSAAEANGLQANDLLTSVLQTGVVFAAGWLLHRLLGRDHNSHRRSLARRMPQLESLQDLLGAITVVGAGMLLALNLLEVPG, encoded by the coding sequence ATGAGCGAAGGCCTCAGCCATGCATTGTTGGTGGGCTGGCTGGAGGCCCCCTTTGCCGTGGCGTTTCTCGGTGCCGTGGTGCCAATCCTCGGCGACCTGCCGCTGCTGCTGTGCTGCATCGCCACAGGCGGGATCGCCCTGCAGACCCTGCTGAGCGACAGCACCACCACCTTGATGCTGCTGGGGAATCACGGCGTTGTGCTCCAACTCGATCCCCTCGCCGCCTGGTTTCTGCTGCTGAATGCCGTAGTGATGGTCGCAGTGCGCCTGGAGCTGCGCGGCAACAGCGAACGACCCGCCCCTCTGCTGCCGGCCGTGCTGCTCGGTGGCCTCAACATCTGCTTCGTGGTGAGCGACCTGATCAGCCTCTACGTGGCCCTGGAATTGGTGGGCATCGTCGCTTTTCTGCTGATCCTGCGGGATGGCAGTCCGCAGCGGCTCTGGATTGGCCTCCGTTATCTGCTGATCAGCAACACAGCGATGACGCTCTACCTGGTGGGAGCTGCACTGGCCTACGCCATCACAGGAAGCTTCCGCTTCTCCTCCCTCTCCGGACTGCCCATCGGTGCAGCCCAGGTGCTGCTGCTGCTGGGACTGTTCACCAAAGGGGGGCTGTTTCTTCCCGGCCTCTGGCTGCCCCGAAGCCATGCCGAAGCCCCTTCCGATGTCTCAGCCCTGCTCTCGGCTGTGGTGGTGACAGCGGGGGTGGCTCCCCTGCTGCGACTGGCCGCCATTGAGCCTGCACTGCTGCCGTTGGTCCGCTCGATCGGCCTCTGCAGCGCGGTCCTTGGCGTGCTGCAGGCTCTCAATGCCGCCGACCTCAAACGCCTGCTGGCCTGGAGCACCGTGTCCCAGATGGGGTTGGTGGTGCTCTCACCAGCAGCCGGTGGTGCCCTAGCCCTGACCCACGGGCTGGCCAAAGCACCCCTGTTTCTCACTGCCGGGCGCATCCGCGAGCGCCAGCTCGAGGGATGGGAGCAACGGGTGCTGCCGCAAAGCGTGCAGACACCGCTGTGGCTCGGTTCGCTCTCGATCGCCGGCCTGCCGGGGCTGGCCGGCTTTGCCGCCAAGAAACTCGTGGGGAGCGACCTCCCCCCTGCGTGGGCCTTGAGCCTCACCTTGATCGGCATCGGCAGCGTCGCCGTCTATGCCCGCCTTTGGTCACCCGCACCGGCGCCATCCAGTGCCCCCACCCCAGGGATTCCTCCAGGCACAGCCCTGCTCCTGATCAGCCTCGTTGGCGCGGGCCTGATCCTCACCGTGGTCAGCGCCGCGGAAGCCAACGGCCTACAGGCCAATGACCTTCTGACCAGCGTGCTTCAAACGGGCGTGGTGTTCGCTGCCGGATGGCTCCTCCACCGCCTGCTGGGCCGGGATCACAACAGCCATCGCCGGTCGCTGGCCCGGCGGATGCCACAGCTGGAAAGCCTCCAGGATCTGCTCGGGGCGATCACGGTGGTGGGCGCAGGGATGCTGCTGGCCCTGAACCTGTTGGAGGTGCCGGGATGA
- a CDS encoding cation:proton antiporter subunit C: MAAIRLLELLILLAILSGFLGMLLRRNLLLKVLSMDVMGSAVVALFVLVAARTGLRSPILSTNETAVSLAAIADPIPQGVILTAIVIGISIQALLLVVISRLASIDPVLDVASFESDAPSTGTQR, from the coding sequence ATGGCTGCGATCCGGCTGCTGGAGCTGCTGATCCTGCTGGCGATTCTCAGCGGATTCCTCGGCATGCTGCTGCGCAGAAATCTGCTGCTCAAGGTGCTGTCCATGGATGTGATGGGCAGTGCCGTTGTGGCGCTGTTTGTGCTGGTGGCAGCCCGCACCGGCCTTCGCAGCCCCATCCTCTCGACCAATGAAACGGCGGTCTCCCTGGCCGCGATTGCTGATCCAATCCCCCAGGGCGTGATCCTCACCGCGATTGTGATCGGCATCTCCATCCAGGCGTTGTTGCTGGTGGTGATCAGCCGCCTAGCCAGCATCGACCCTGTGCTGGATGTGGCCAGCTTCGAAAGCGATGCCCCATCAACGGGGACACAGCGATGA
- a CDS encoding chlorophyll a/b-binding protein: MDSASSSQDQWFQEAAAAQIKTERMSRAELLNGRVAMLGFVIGVLTEAITGHGIVSQLTFGLLGLN, translated from the coding sequence ATGGATTCCGCCTCCTCCAGCCAAGACCAGTGGTTCCAAGAAGCCGCTGCAGCTCAGATCAAGACCGAGCGGATGTCTCGCGCTGAACTCCTCAACGGCCGTGTCGCCATGCTCGGCTTCGTGATCGGTGTGCTGACTGAAGCCATCACCGGCCACGGCATCGTTTCACAACTCACTTTTGGCCTTCTGGGATTGAACTGA
- a CDS encoding DUF3598 family protein, protein MAVEKPVMPPETTHDDRRSTLLKHNSGQWSGCFIRMDGEGREQERFSTSLSVQENSGIIETCLTYCNSGQQRSMNFTTLPHTMQVTTDGCWSLGPASITPFHWVAELCVVLTGQRRRMIVRHGGSGLDQVVYVVETLAQQQPAEPDQPLQCAIERVGDFTIWQPEPGVQLLLDSRDRQTGDATACGLRWVQADQSTAQIVRRYDTRGELDELDPAEPKGLSDAFRVHTPI, encoded by the coding sequence TTGGCCGTTGAGAAGCCCGTGATGCCCCCCGAAACAACCCACGACGATCGCCGCAGCACGCTGCTGAAGCACAACAGCGGACAATGGAGCGGATGCTTCATCCGCATGGATGGCGAGGGTCGTGAGCAGGAGCGCTTCTCCACCTCCCTGAGCGTTCAGGAGAACAGCGGCATCATCGAAACCTGCCTGACCTACTGCAACAGCGGCCAGCAGCGTTCGATGAACTTCACCACGCTCCCGCACACCATGCAGGTCACCACAGATGGCTGCTGGTCCCTCGGGCCTGCATCCATCACCCCCTTCCACTGGGTGGCGGAATTATGTGTTGTGCTGACGGGGCAACGGCGGCGCATGATCGTGCGCCATGGCGGCAGTGGACTGGACCAGGTGGTGTATGTCGTTGAAACGCTCGCCCAGCAGCAACCCGCTGAACCCGATCAGCCGCTCCAATGCGCGATTGAACGCGTAGGCGATTTCACGATCTGGCAACCCGAGCCAGGGGTGCAGCTGTTGCTCGACAGCAGAGATCGCCAAACGGGAGATGCCACCGCCTGCGGACTGCGTTGGGTCCAGGCCGACCAGAGCACGGCCCAAATCGTGCGCCGCTACGACACCCGCGGGGAACTCGACGAGCTGGACCCCGCTGAACCCAAGGGCTTAAGCGACGCATTCCGAGTCCACACCCCGATCTGA
- a CDS encoding prohibitin family protein: protein MAIVGIFTALVLAIAAFFVVPAGEVGVITTLGKVSDAPRLPGLNIKTPFVQSVHYFNVRTQVRPEEFSSLTKDLQVIEATATVKYAVKPLQAPRVYNTISTGNEGIYARIIQPSLLKSLKSVFSKYELVEIATDWNTISSIVEQSVAKELEKFDYVEVKGLDLTGLKIAEEYRSAIEQKQIAEQRLLKAETEVKIAEQEAIKFETLNKGLNEKVLYKLFLDKWDGQTQVVPGLSGGATPPVIVGR, encoded by the coding sequence TTGGCCATCGTTGGCATTTTCACGGCGCTTGTTCTGGCCATTGCCGCTTTTTTCGTGGTTCCCGCTGGTGAGGTGGGCGTGATCACTACCCTCGGAAAGGTGAGTGATGCCCCGCGGCTCCCGGGCCTGAACATCAAAACGCCGTTTGTGCAATCGGTTCATTACTTCAACGTCAGGACCCAAGTTCGCCCGGAGGAGTTCTCCAGCCTGACCAAAGATCTTCAGGTGATTGAAGCCACCGCAACGGTGAAATATGCCGTGAAACCCCTGCAAGCACCCAGGGTCTACAACACGATTTCCACGGGCAACGAAGGCATCTATGCCCGCATCATTCAGCCATCACTACTGAAATCACTGAAATCCGTCTTCTCCAAATACGAACTCGTGGAAATCGCCACGGACTGGAACACGATCTCATCCATTGTTGAACAGAGCGTTGCCAAAGAGCTTGAAAAATTCGATTACGTGGAGGTCAAAGGCCTTGACCTCACCGGCTTGAAAATTGCCGAGGAATATCGCTCGGCCATTGAACAGAAGCAGATTGCTGAACAGCGTCTCCTGAAAGCGGAAACGGAAGTCAAGATTGCTGAGCAAGAAGCGATCAAGTTTGAAACCCTCAACAAGGGCCTCAACGAGAAGGTGCTCTACAAGCTCTTCCTCGACAAATGGGACGGACAAACCCAGGTCGTGCCTGGTCTGTCGGGTGGAGCAACGCCCCCAGTGATCGTTGGCCGTTGA